The DNA region TCAATATCTCAGGGCTCAGATTCAGGCCGGGGTCCAGGCCGTACAATTATTCGACAGCCGTGGCGGGATTCTCTCTCAGGATGATTATGCCCGGTTTTCACTGCCTTTCATAAAACGAGTATTTGATATCTGCCGAACCGAAGGAGTCCCCAGAATATTTTATGTTAACAACAGCAGGCCGTATCTTAAACAGCTGGCCGATCTTGATTGTGAGGTTGTTGGTGTCGATTGGCGAACCGATCTTAACGAGGCCCTTGATGTCCTGAGGAGTAAAACGGTGCAGGGTAATCTTGATCCTCATATGCTCTATGCTCCCCCTGATGAACTGCGGGAGCAGACCCTGAAAATTCTCGATAAGACCAGGCACACTGACCGGTTTATTTTTAATCTCGGACACGGTATCACACCACAGACCCCGGTCGAGAATGTCCGCCTGCTGGTGGAAACCGTCCATGCTTATCGGGGCAATTTGGCCGCGTCCGGCGGTAATGTCAGCCGCCTGTTACTCTATAAGTACGATCGTCCCGGCCCGCGATATACCAGCTATCCCACCGCTCCGGAATGGACCGAGGAATATTCGGTTTCCGATTATAAGGCGGATCTGGAAACCGCGTCGAATAATCCGGAGCCGCTTTCAATGTATATCCACATACCCTTTTGCCGTTCCCGTTGTTTTTACTGCGGCTGTAATACCGTGGTCAGCCGCGACCCGGAGCGACCCGAGCAGTATCTCAATCTGGTGGACTGCGAGATCAGCAGGGTGGCCGGATTGCTTGACCGACGTAATCACCTTCAACAACTTCACTGGGGTGGCGGAACACCGACTTATCTGGCCGAACAACAGATCGCCCGGCTTTTTGAATCAATCACCAAACGGTTTTCAACGGGATCCGGGGCCGAACTGGCAATAGAAGTCGATCCCCGGGTGACCACAACCGCCCAGATTGATCTGCTCGAAACGCTGGGATTTAACCGGATTTCTTTCGGTGTCCAGGATTTCACTTCTCGGGTTCAGCAGGCTATCGGTCGGGGGCAGACTCAGGCTCAAACCGTCGCTCTGTACGATTATTGCCGTAAGAAAGGATTTAACGGTATTAATGTTGATCTGATTTACGGTCTGCCTTATCAAACGGTGGAGGATTTTTCCCGGACGATTTCACAGGTGATAGAAATGGGAGTTGATCGGGTGGCGGTTTACAGCTTTGCCTTTCTTCCAACCGTTAAAACGCATCAACGTAAAATCGAGGAGACCAGTCTGCCCGGAGCTGATCTCAAATACGATCTCTTTGCCACCGCCGTAGAGCTTTTTCTGGCGGCAGGTTATATCCAGATCGGAATGGATCATTTCGCCCGACCCGATGACGAACTGGCGCGGGCCCTGGCCGATGGAACCCTGCATCGTAATTTCATGGGCTATACACCTCGAAAAACCACCGATATGGTCGGAATCGGGATGTCGGCGATCAGTGAATTAAGCGGCAGCTTCGCCCAGAATTATTCCGGTCTTGATAGTTACACTGAGGTAATCAGACATGATGGCCTGGCCACGTATCGCGGATGCCGTTTAAGCCGGGATGATCATATCCGCCGCTGGAGTATTCTCTCGTTGATGTGTAATTTCCGTCTGGATTATAACGAACTGCAGAACAAATTCGGGGTTGCTTTCTCGGATTATTTCCCGATTGAAAATAATGAACTTTCGGAGTTTATTGATGACGGTCTTCTGGAAAGAGATAAATCCGGGATAAAGATTACGCCCCGGGGACGGGTTTTTGTCCGAAATATCGCCATGATTTTCGACGCCTATTTGCGTCAGAAAAACCACGATAGAAAAGTGCAGTTTTCCCGGACCATATAGGAATTATTGGATCATGGTTGCTTCTACCACAAATTTCCGCCGTCTTGTAAACAATCTCCCGACTGATTTCGATCCGGTTGCCGATTGCTGGGGATTACTCTTTCTCAACATGGGTGGTCCGGAGGCACTCGAAGATATCGAGCCATATCTTTATAATATTTTTTCCGATGCTTCGATCATTCGATTACCGTTATCCTTTATCCTGCAAAAATCGCTGGCCCGTCTGATTGCATCCCGTCGGACCCCCGGAGTTCGGGAACATTATCGGCTCATCGGGGGCGGCTCACCTCTTCTGAAATGGTCACGGAAGGTCGCCGATGATATCGAAAAAAATTTACGACAGTATTATCCGAATATGATCAGTCTGGTCGGAATGCGTTATTCCCCGCCATTTATCGGAGAAGCTATGGATAAAGCCAATGCCGCCGGGTGCCGCCATCTCATGGTGGTTCCTTTTTATCCTCATTACAGCCTTGTCACCACCGGCACTGCCCTGATGGAAATTAATCGCTGGTTGAGTAGTAATAGCGCCAAATTATCCGCTTCGGTTATTTCTGACTGGCACGATTGCCCCGGTTATATAGAACTGTTAAAAGTCAAAATCAGTGAAGCAATGAATAAGGTAGAAAATCCCGATATGGCCCGGCTGGTTTTCTCGGCTCATTCTTTACCTCTGAAAATAGTCAAATCCGGTGATCCCTATGTTGATCAGGTCCGCCGGACGGTTTCGCTGGCCGGGGAAGGATATGATTATATTCTCGGCTTTCAATCCCGTTCTGGTCCGGTTAAGTGGCAGGGACCGGAAACAGTCGAAATAGTCGATAAACTTGGCCGCGAGGGTGTCCGGGAAATCGTAATTGTCCCGATCAGTTTCGTCTCCGATCATATCGAAACCCTCTATGAAATTGATATCGAGATGAAAGAATTAGCTCTTCGGGCCGGAATCAAGAGCCTTATCCGGACAGAATCATTCAACGATGATCCTCGCTTCATCTCATTTTTATCGGAAATGATTTCCCGGAGATTGGAAAGCATATGAAAGCGATGGATAAGAAGAATATTGCCATCATTGGCGGGGGGATATCGGGATTATCGGCCCTGCATTTCCTGATGAACCGTTATCCGGACAATATCCGGGTGACTCTTTTCGAGAAGGAATCCCGGCTCGGTGGTACTATCGGGACCGATCGCCTTGAAAATTTCAACACCGATTGGGGTCCCAATGGATTTCTTGATAAAGTCCCCCTCACCCTTCAAATGATTCATGAGCTTGGTATCGAGGAGTTGTTACAACCCGCTCATCCCAAGGCCGAAAAACGTTTCATCTACCGCAATAAAAAGCTGCATGAAATAAATCCGTCGCCGGCCAAATTCATGCGCTCACCGGTTCTTTCACTCGGCGGCCGTCTGAGGCTGGCCCGGGAGCCCTTTATCAATCCCAAGACAGATGGTAATGATGAATCCATTTTTGACTTTGCCGAACGACGGATCGGCCGCGAAGCGGCCGAAAACCTGATCGGCCCGATGGTGTCGGGGATATTCGGCGGTGATGCCAGGAAGCTGTCTCTGAGAGCTTGTTTCCCGGCCATGGTCGAAATGGAACGGGAATATGGCTCGCTGGTTAAAGCCATGATGGCCAAAAAGAAAAACGGGGGAGGGGGGCCGGCCGGACCGGGCGGGAGATTGACGTCCTTTAAAAACGGTCTTTATACCCTGATCGAGAAAATGAAGGAAATATATTCAGACTGGATTATCATCGGCAAAGAGGTATTTTCTGTTGATTCACTGAAAGATGGCTTTCGACTGCGCTTTTCCGATGGTTCTTCGGATTCCTTTGATGCCGTTATCTGCGCCGTCCCTGCTTTTGCGGCCGCGGAGATACTGAAAAAGACCGATCGATTATTGGCCGAACTGCTGATCTCGATTCCCTATGCCCCGATTGCCGTGGCGGCATTTGGATATAATCGTGAGGCTGTTGCCCATGATCTCAACGGTTTTGGATTCCTTGTCCCGAGGAGCGAAGGATTGAACATTCTCGGTTCCATCTGGACCTCATCGATTTTTACCGACAGGACTCCGTCAGGTATGGTACAACTGCGGACCATGCTGGGCGGTGCAACCGATCCGGAATTGGTATCCCTGCCTGATCAGGCAATAATAGATATTGTTGAAACAGAACTGCGCAATATCCTCGGGATTACAGCGATACCGGAAATCGTCCGCCTTTATAAATGGGATCGCGGCATTCCGCAGTTTGTTTTGGGTCATCCCGAAAAAATGGCCAGGATGGAAGACCTGCTTCAAAACCACCCCGGCCTCTATTTCACCGGTAACGCCTATGATGGGGTAGGTTTGAATGACTGTGTGATCAGATCGGATAAGGTCGTCAACCGGTTGGCCGGGGAGTTGCGATTGACGCCTTCGGAAATCGCCGATTCCGTTAGATAATTCTCTCATATCAGAGTTATTATGAAAACCGGAGACCGCTTTTTGATCGGTTTCCTGTTTTTTCCGATATGGCTTGCAGATTCATTCGGGATAGTATATTATCCGACGAAATATCCCGCAAAAAAGGGATTAGGCATTAGATGTTTTAATATTGGGATTTGCTGTTATGACAGATAAAAATAAACAAACCGCCGGTATGCCGGAGAAACAGAAACTGATGTCGGATTTTCCGGCTCCATCCTATGAGGAATGGCGCTCCGAAGTCGAACGCTTACTCAAGGGGGCTCCTTTTGAAAAACGGATGCTGACCGAGACCCCGGAAGGCATCACCCTGCAACCGTTATATCGGGCCGAGGATTGCCGTGATTTGCCTTGGATTTCATCCTTACCCGGATTTGCACCGTTCATTCGTGGTTTCCTTCCGCTCGGTAAAAAAAACGGAGGCTGGGAGATCGCCCAGTCAATCAATTATCCGACCGCGGCGGAATTTAACCGGGCCGTTATTATTGATCTGGCCCGTGGACTGACGTCCGTTATTCTGCCGCTCGATGGAGCATCGTCGTTCGGTCTGGATCCTGATCAGGTCGGCGATAACATGGTTGGATTCGATGGTGTTTCGATTGCTTCGCTGGATGATCTGGCGACTGCCCTTAAAGGGATCGACCTGACGACTATTCCGATAATTATTGAAACCGGTTTTCCCGGACTGCCATTTCTGGGATTTTTGCTGGCCCTGGCCAAAAAGGTCGGAGTAAACCCGGCCGATCTCAAAGGTGTCGTGGCTGTCGATCCTCTGGGGGAACTGGCTACTCGGGGAGTGCTTCCCGTTTCGCTGAATCAGGTCTTTGATGAAATGGCCGTCATGACCGCCTGGGCAAATAAGAAAAATCCCGGTTTCCAAACCATAGCGGTTCGGAGTGTTGCCTATTATCTGGGTGGCGGAAACGCTGTCCAGGAACTGGCCTTCATTCTGGCCACGGCGGTGGAATATCTGCGCCAGATGGAAAAACGCGGATTGGATATCGAGATGGTTATTCCGCATATGCGATTAAGTTTCGGCTTGGGAAATAACTATTTTATGGAGGTCGCCAAATTACGGGCGGCCCGCGTCCTCTGGAATAATGTTCTCGAAACATGTAACGTCCCGGAGGATAAGCGGAAAATCCATCTCCACGCTGAAACCTCGCGTTACACCAAAACCAAGTATGATCCTTATGTCAATATGCTTCGAGCCACCACTGAGGCCTTCTCAGGTGTGGTCGGAGGTGTCGATAGCCTTCAGGTGGCGCCCTTTGATGAAATTATCCGACCGGCCGATGATTCCTCCCGGCGAATTGCCCGCAACACCCAGTTAATCCTGAAGGATGAAGCGCATTTATCCGAGGTCGCCGATCCGGCCGGCGGTTCCTGGTATATTGAAAAACTGACCGATCAGATTGCCGATGCGGCATGGTCATTGTTCCGGGATGTGGAAATTCGCGGGGGAATGATAGCCGCTCTTGAAGAGGGTTATCCCCAGGATGCTGTAGCCGCCGCGGCCCACCTGCAGGCCGAGTCTGCGGCAACCCGTAAGAAGATTATCGTTGGAACTAATATGTACCCCAACGCCTCCGAGTCAAAACTTGAGGCGGATCTGCCGGATTACACTGCTCTGGCGGCGACCAGAACTGGAGAACTTACGCAAGACAAAAAGAGACAATCGCCTGATGCCAAAGCCGCCTTGAAAAAAACCGCCGGTATTGGTTATAATCAGGCAAATGAGCTGGTGGATGCGATTGTAACTGCGGCTTCCAACGGTGCTACACTGGGGCAGATAACCTCGGCTTTGAAAAAATCCGGCGATCCACCGATGAAAATCAAACCTGTTCCCCAATGCCATGCCGCCAAGCAATTCGAAAAGCTTCGAACGGCGGTCGAGAATCATCGGGCAAAATATGGCGGTCTTCAAGTTTTTCTGGCCACTCTGGGACCGGTAGCGGAATATATGCCGCGCCTCGATTTCTCAGCCTCCTTTTTCGAGATCGGGGGGTTTGAAGTCATCCGGACCAAAGGTTTTGGAAATCCCGATGAAAATGCCCATGAGGCGATCAAATCCGGAGCCGAAATAGTTGTTATTTGCGGCCTCGATGATAGCTACCAGGAAGGAGTTCCTGTGATTGCGGGGATGATTAAAAAATCGAAACCGGAGACTTCAATTATTCTCGCCGGGTTGCCCATAGACGAAACAACCCGGACGCGATTTGAGCAGGCCGGAGTGAATATTTTCATTCACATGAAATCGAATGTCCTGAAAGTCCTGACCGAGATTGCATCAGAGAAGGGGGTGCAATTATGAGCCGCATACCGAATTTTTCAAAGATAGATTATAAGCGCTCCGCTTTAAAAGTTGATTATCAGACCTGGAAAAACCGGATTAAAAAAGAAACCGGAAAGGATCCGGAAACCTTTATCTGGCGGACTATGGAACAAATTGCTGTCCAGCCGCTGTACACCCCGGCCGACATACAAAATACCGAGCATCTCGATTACCTTCCGGGTCTGCCGCCGTATTCCCGAGGGCCATATGCCACCATGTATGTCATGCGTCCCTGGACAGTCCGTCAATACGCCGGGTTTTCGACCGCCGAGGAATCCAATTCTTTTTATCGCCGCAACCTGGCGGCTGGTCAAAAAGGCCTTTCGGTGGCCTTCGATCTGGCCACTCACCGGGGTTATGATTCCGACCATCCGCGGGTGGTCAGCGATGTCGGCAAAGCAGGAGTGGCAATAGATTCCATTCTCGATATGGAAATTCTGTTCGATGGCATCCCGCTGGATAAAATGTCGGTTTCGATGACCATGAATGGAGCTGTCCTGCCGGTTATGGCCTTCTATATCGTGGCCGCTCAGGAGCAGGGTGTCAAAATGGAACAACTGGCCGGTACCATACAGAATGATATTCTTAAAGAATACATGGTTCGCAATACCTATATCTACCCGCCGGCGGCCTCTATGAGAATTATCGGGGATATAATCGCCTTTACCTCCCGACATATGCCGAAATTCAATTCCATCTCGATCTCCGGCTATCATATGCAGGAAGCCGGGGCAACTGCTGATCTGGAAATGGCCTATACCCTGGCCGATGGAGTCGAATATGTTCGCACCGGTCTGACAGCCGGACTGACGATTGATGAATTCGCTCCTCGGCTGTCCTTCTTTTGGGGAATCGGGATGAATTATTTCATGGAAGTAGCCAAAATGCGAGCCGCCCGGATACTCTGGGCAAAGTTGATCAGGCAATTCAATCCGAAGAATCCCAAATCGATGATGTTACGAACTCACTGCCAGACTTCCGGTTGGTCACTGACCGAACAGGATCCGTTCAATAATGTGGCCAGAACCTGTCTTGAGGCCATGGCCGCGGCCCTGGGCCACA from Candidatus Zixiibacteriota bacterium includes:
- the scpA gene encoding methylmalonyl-CoA mutase gives rise to the protein MSRIPNFSKIDYKRSALKVDYQTWKNRIKKETGKDPETFIWRTMEQIAVQPLYTPADIQNTEHLDYLPGLPPYSRGPYATMYVMRPWTVRQYAGFSTAEESNSFYRRNLAAGQKGLSVAFDLATHRGYDSDHPRVVSDVGKAGVAIDSILDMEILFDGIPLDKMSVSMTMNGAVLPVMAFYIVAAQEQGVKMEQLAGTIQNDILKEYMVRNTYIYPPAASMRIIGDIIAFTSRHMPKFNSISISGYHMQEAGATADLEMAYTLADGVEYVRTGLTAGLTIDEFAPRLSFFWGIGMNYFMEVAKMRAARILWAKLIRQFNPKNPKSMMLRTHCQTSGWSLTEQDPFNNVARTCLEAMAAALGHTQSLHTNALDEAIALPTDFSARIARNTQLYLQDETGICRVIDPWGGSCYVEALTHILVHKGWEHLQEIEGMGGMARAIESGLPKMRIEEASARRQAHIDSGSESITGVNRYRLDKEAPIDILEVDNEEVRRQQIERLTRLRRDRDDNAVRKAMENLSRCAETGQGNLLELAVEAARVRCSLGEISYALEKIWGRHKAETRTISGVYSSEYMDDGTIAKVRRMTDDFEKKEGRRPRILVAKMGQDGHDRGAKVIATAFADLGFDVDVGPLFQTPEETARQAVENDVHVIGMSSLAAGHKTLLPQLVEELKKLGREDILIVVGGVIPAQDYQFLYDHGAAAVFGPGTVIPVAARNIMEKLL
- the hemH gene encoding ferrochelatase; the encoded protein is MVASTTNFRRLVNNLPTDFDPVADCWGLLFLNMGGPEALEDIEPYLYNIFSDASIIRLPLSFILQKSLARLIASRRTPGVREHYRLIGGGSPLLKWSRKVADDIEKNLRQYYPNMISLVGMRYSPPFIGEAMDKANAAGCRHLMVVPFYPHYSLVTTGTALMEINRWLSSNSAKLSASVISDWHDCPGYIELLKVKISEAMNKVENPDMARLVFSAHSLPLKIVKSGDPYVDQVRRTVSLAGEGYDYILGFQSRSGPVKWQGPETVEIVDKLGREGVREIVIVPISFVSDHIETLYEIDIEMKELALRAGIKSLIRTESFNDDPRFISFLSEMISRRLESI
- the hemG gene encoding protoporphyrinogen oxidase, encoding MKAMDKKNIAIIGGGISGLSALHFLMNRYPDNIRVTLFEKESRLGGTIGTDRLENFNTDWGPNGFLDKVPLTLQMIHELGIEELLQPAHPKAEKRFIYRNKKLHEINPSPAKFMRSPVLSLGGRLRLAREPFINPKTDGNDESIFDFAERRIGREAAENLIGPMVSGIFGGDARKLSLRACFPAMVEMEREYGSLVKAMMAKKKNGGGGPAGPGGRLTSFKNGLYTLIEKMKEIYSDWIIIGKEVFSVDSLKDGFRLRFSDGSSDSFDAVICAVPAFAAAEILKKTDRLLAELLISIPYAPIAVAAFGYNREAVAHDLNGFGFLVPRSEGLNILGSIWTSSIFTDRTPSGMVQLRTMLGGATDPELVSLPDQAIIDIVETELRNILGITAIPEIVRLYKWDRGIPQFVLGHPEKMARMEDLLQNHPGLYFTGNAYDGVGLNDCVIRSDKVVNRLAGELRLTPSEIADSVR
- the hemN gene encoding oxygen-independent coproporphyrinogen III oxidase; the encoded protein is MSSHDFIEAAYGRVHKRVPIWIMRQAGRYLPQYQEIKKNHTFWEICRSPELIAEVTAQPVEILGMDAAILFSDILIPLEPLGLNVDFTEKGPRLHPTIVSPDDVDRLRLYDPAAELDYILKGIERTRKRLNGSVPLIGFCGSPFTMAYYAVEGKSSPADNEIKPFIFRYPRAAEKLLDLLAELIGQYLRAQIQAGVQAVQLFDSRGGILSQDDYARFSLPFIKRVFDICRTEGVPRIFYVNNSRPYLKQLADLDCEVVGVDWRTDLNEALDVLRSKTVQGNLDPHMLYAPPDELREQTLKILDKTRHTDRFIFNLGHGITPQTPVENVRLLVETVHAYRGNLAASGGNVSRLLLYKYDRPGPRYTSYPTAPEWTEEYSVSDYKADLETASNNPEPLSMYIHIPFCRSRCFYCGCNTVVSRDPERPEQYLNLVDCEISRVAGLLDRRNHLQQLHWGGGTPTYLAEQQIARLFESITKRFSTGSGAELAIEVDPRVTTTAQIDLLETLGFNRISFGVQDFTSRVQQAIGRGQTQAQTVALYDYCRKKGFNGINVDLIYGLPYQTVEDFSRTISQVIEMGVDRVAVYSFAFLPTVKTHQRKIEETSLPGADLKYDLFATAVELFLAAGYIQIGMDHFARPDDELARALADGTLHRNFMGYTPRKTTDMVGIGMSAISELSGSFAQNYSGLDSYTEVIRHDGLATYRGCRLSRDDHIRRWSILSLMCNFRLDYNELQNKFGVAFSDYFPIENNELSEFIDDGLLERDKSGIKITPRGRVFVRNIAMIFDAYLRQKNHDRKVQFSRTI
- a CDS encoding acyl-CoA mutase large subunit family protein yields the protein MTDKNKQTAGMPEKQKLMSDFPAPSYEEWRSEVERLLKGAPFEKRMLTETPEGITLQPLYRAEDCRDLPWISSLPGFAPFIRGFLPLGKKNGGWEIAQSINYPTAAEFNRAVIIDLARGLTSVILPLDGASSFGLDPDQVGDNMVGFDGVSIASLDDLATALKGIDLTTIPIIIETGFPGLPFLGFLLALAKKVGVNPADLKGVVAVDPLGELATRGVLPVSLNQVFDEMAVMTAWANKKNPGFQTIAVRSVAYYLGGGNAVQELAFILATAVEYLRQMEKRGLDIEMVIPHMRLSFGLGNNYFMEVAKLRAARVLWNNVLETCNVPEDKRKIHLHAETSRYTKTKYDPYVNMLRATTEAFSGVVGGVDSLQVAPFDEIIRPADDSSRRIARNTQLILKDEAHLSEVADPAGGSWYIEKLTDQIADAAWSLFRDVEIRGGMIAALEEGYPQDAVAAAAHLQAESAATRKKIIVGTNMYPNASESKLEADLPDYTALAATRTGELTQDKKRQSPDAKAALKKTAGIGYNQANELVDAIVTAASNGATLGQITSALKKSGDPPMKIKPVPQCHAAKQFEKLRTAVENHRAKYGGLQVFLATLGPVAEYMPRLDFSASFFEIGGFEVIRTKGFGNPDENAHEAIKSGAEIVVICGLDDSYQEGVPVIAGMIKKSKPETSIILAGLPIDETTRTRFEQAGVNIFIHMKSNVLKVLTEIASEKGVQL